From a region of the Zingiber officinale cultivar Zhangliang chromosome 4B, Zo_v1.1, whole genome shotgun sequence genome:
- the LOC121978069 gene encoding cytochrome P450 81Q32-like, translating to MFEAVLWGLLIFSVSLIVFSKFSHVAAYRYPVRLPVVGHLYLLIRHRYLHHALACLSDRYGPSPLLLYFGSRRTLVVSSSAAVRQCFTYLDLNFTNRPMLLSGIHLNYNCTTMITLPYGPEWINLRRFAALHIFSPAHLQAFSQLLSNRLRVLLRSLFRGGGEGEGFQQVDWRWRMKEVVLDSLMEMIIGRRQKGEGNELVRMIDEAFQMSAVVSPEELLPWLSWMGTRRQMQRLEKELDAQLQGMVDEKRGERAAEGDRKQSMMDMMLDDPHYTDTTIKGMVQNMLLAGTDTTTTTLEWAMALLLNHSHLLQKLHREIEAHVGHSRLVDPSDLPSLRCVTNVIKETLRLYPPGPLLVPRESVADCEVGGVAVPRGTMLIVNAHKLHRDPELWEEPMQFKPERFEREGEGKGHKYVPFGCGRRRCPGEAMALSSIGLVLASLVQCFEWKRVGEEEVDLTEEPGFTVPLATPLLALCKPRDAMVDLLAQL from the coding sequence ATGTTTGAGGCGGTGTTGTGGGGTTTGCTCATCTTCTCTGTTAGCCTTATCGTCTTCTCCAAGTTCAGCCACGTCGCCGCTTACCGCTACCCCGTCCGCCTACCGGTCGTCGGCCACCTCTATTTGCTTATCCGTCATCGGTACCTGCACCATGCTCTGGCCTGCCTCAGCGACCGCTATGGCCCCTCCCCGCTCCTCCTCTACTTCGGCTCGCGCCGCACCCTCGTTGTCTCCTCATCCGCCGCCGTCCGACAGTGTTTCACCTACCTCGACCTCAATTTCACCAACCGCCCCATGCTCCTCTCCGGCATCCACTTAAATTACAACTGCACAACCATGATCACCCTCCCCTACGGCCCCGAGTGGATCAACCTCCGCCGTTTCGCCGCACTCCACATCTTCTCCCCCGCCCACCTACAGGCCTTCAGTCAGCTCCTCTCCAACAGACTCCGCGTCCTCCTCCGGAGCCTTTTTCGCGGCGGTGGCGAAGGCGAAGGGTTCCAGCAGGTGGACTGGAGGTGGAGGATGAAGGAGGTGGTATTGGACTCATTGATGGAAATGATAATTGGGAGGAGGCAGAAGGGCGAGGGGAATGAGTTAGTGAGGATGATAGACGAAGCGTTCCAAATGAGCGCGGTGGTGAGCCCGGAAGAGTTACTGCCGTGGCTGAGTTGGATGGGGACGAGGCGGCAGATGCAGAGGTTGGAGAAGGAGTTGGACGCCCAGCTGCAGGGGATGGTGGATGAGAAGCGCGGAGAGCGAGCGGCGGAAGGGGATCGAAAGCAGAGCATGATGGACATGATGCTTGACGATCCACACTATACTGACACAACCATCAAAGGAATGGTGCAGAACATGCTTTTAGCCGGAACTGATACGACCACCACGACCTTGGAATGGGCAATGGCGCTGCTCCTCAACCACTCCCACCTCCTCCAGAAGCTCCACCGCGAAATCGAAGCCCACGTCGGCCACAGCCGTCTCGTGGACCCCTCCGACCTCCCGAGCCTTCGCTGCGTCACCAACGTCATCAAGGAGACCCTGCGGCTGTACCCTCCGGGGCCGCTGCTGGTGCCAAGGGAGTCCGTGGCGGACTGCGAGGTGGGCGGCGTCGCCGTGCCGCGCGGCACGATGCTGATCGTGAACGCGCACAAGCTGCACCGGGACCCGGAGCTGTGGGAGGAGCCGATGCAGTTCAAGCCGGAGCGGTTCGAGAGGGAGGGGGAAGGGAAGGGGCACAAGTACGTGCCGTTCGGATGCGGGAGGCGGCGCTGCCCGGGGGAAGCCATGGCGTTGAGTTCCATCGGGCTAGTGCTGGCGTCGCTGGTGCAGTGCTTCGAGTGGAAGAGGGTcggggaggaagaggtggatcTGACAGAAGAGCCGGGTTTTACCGTACCATTGGCCACTCCGTTGCTGGCCCTGTGCAAGCCACGCGACGCCATGGTCGATCTCTTGGCACAACTATAA